A part of Microbulbifer sp. MI-G genomic DNA contains:
- a CDS encoding IS5 family transposase (programmed frameshift), with protein sequence MEITTQQYKIIEDFLPLQRGNVKISNLQVLNAILYIAEHGCKWRGLPKKFGRWHSVYMRANRWAKQGVLGRVFLALQENNVINIQVDHISLDSTAVKVHPDGTGALKKNGPQSIGKSRAGWTTKIHMVAAGHNRAVVFSLSPGQAGDAPEGRKLLKSLENCGWDGAKVIMDKAYEGNETRQLVFDLGMEPVVPPKRNRLSTWKYDVEAYKKRNEVERLFRRLKGFRRIFSRFDKLDVIFTFFIHFALIVDTLISVNRP encoded by the exons ATGGAAATTACAACACAACAATACAAAATTATCGAAGATTTTCTGCCCCTCCAGCGCGGCAACGTGAAAATATCCAACTTACAAGTGCTGAACGCCATTCTTTACATAGCCGAGCATGGTTGCAAATGGCGAGGTCTGCCCAAGAAATTCGGCCGTTGGCACAGCGTCTACATGCGGGCGAATCGTTGGGCCAAGCAAGGTGTACTGGGTAGGGTCTTTCTGGCCCTCCAGGAAAATAATGTGATCAATATCCAGGTCGATCATATCTCTCTTGATTCTACAGCTGTTAAAGTTCATCCAGACGGCACTGGCGCGTTAAA AAAAAACGGTCCTCAATCTATCGGCAAATCACGAGCAGGATGGACCACCAAGATTCATATGGTTGCAGCTGGCCACAACCGCGCCGTAGTATTTTCGCTGTCACCGGGACAGGCTGGAGACGCTCCGGAGGGCCGAAAGCTGCTGAAAAGCCTTGAGAACTGCGGTTGGGATGGTGCCAAAGTGATCATGGACAAGGCCTACGAGGGTAATGAAACCCGGCAGTTGGTATTCGATCTGGGCATGGAACCTGTCGTGCCACCGAAGAGAAACCGATTGAGCACCTGGAAATACGACGTGGAGGCATACAAAAAGCGAAATGAAGTGGAGAGGCTGTTTCGACGCCTGAAGGGCTTCAGAAGAATTTTCTCTCGTTTTGACAAACTGGATGTTATTTTCACGTTTTTTATTCACTTTGCGCTTATTGTCGATACTTTAATTAGTGTGAACAGGCCCTAG
- a CDS encoding helix-turn-helix domain-containing protein, giving the protein MKGPQEMDIREVSKRSGLPASTLRYYEEKGLIKSIRRRGITRVFPASVVEQLSLISLGRYAGFSLDELGTMFTYSGKPDIDREQLLSKADVLDKTIHRLEAMRDGLRHVANCPEENQLECPNFQNLIKKAAKLQHREERKGKLVIPGKRS; this is encoded by the coding sequence ATGAAGGGTCCGCAGGAAATGGATATCCGCGAGGTATCGAAACGCTCGGGACTGCCTGCTTCAACACTGCGTTATTATGAGGAAAAGGGCCTGATCAAGTCCATCCGCAGGCGCGGTATTACCAGGGTATTTCCGGCCAGTGTTGTGGAACAACTCTCGTTGATCTCTCTGGGCCGCTACGCCGGTTTTTCACTGGACGAGTTGGGAACCATGTTCACCTATAGCGGCAAGCCCGATATCGACCGGGAACAGCTACTGAGCAAGGCAGACGTATTGGATAAGACCATACACCGCCTGGAGGCCATGCGTGACGGCCTCCGGCATGTGGCCAACTGCCCCGAAGAAAACCAACTGGAGTGCCCGAATTTCCAGAATCTGATCAAGAAAGCCGCCAAGTTACAACACAGGGAAGAGCGCAAAGGCAAACTCGTGATACCGGGCAAGCGGAGTTGA
- a CDS encoding MFS transporter produces the protein MSAVKKLLKTPGETTSRAPSTGGILTALCLATLLNALAVSSVNIALPELVASLGTTYGRAQWIIIAFVMLLTATLAIAGQASDRIGRKNIFVHGMAIFTLSTLLCAMSTHIWMLVFFRALQGIGAAMFVAVSMAIASDTFSKSRVGMAVGLLGSVSAVGTGMGPVLGGFLLEVANWQAVFLVKVPLGIAIYGLAKRYLPADSGVKPGKTTMGLCNILSIISIFSAIFFYTLSIKPLNDSYGVVNILAIVISGFSLLALLFAKRRLSRKTSSPCSNLGGHELYTNLASNGLVGASVMSSLVVGPFYLTLALGLNFSQAGLVMSAGSFAVAICSNIAGRLVDRFKSRGVVLMGLGFLALGALGMTRLDASEGVLGYLACSIAMAIGYGTYLSSNNTFTMNSAAEEVRGSVSGLLNLSRNLGLLTGASLMSVVFAGASQLSYMHTADTDLVVAGLHKVYGLTLVLLVTALIAQAVVILFGRNKGRVG, from the coding sequence ATGTCTGCTGTTAAGAAGTTGCTCAAAACCCCCGGTGAAACTACATCAAGGGCGCCTTCCACAGGCGGTATTCTCACGGCATTGTGCCTGGCAACCCTGCTCAATGCCTTGGCAGTCAGCAGTGTCAATATTGCTCTGCCTGAGCTGGTGGCCAGTCTCGGGACTACTTATGGCCGGGCCCAGTGGATTATTATTGCCTTTGTGATGTTGCTTACGGCAACCCTGGCCATTGCCGGGCAGGCCAGTGACCGGATCGGGCGAAAGAATATTTTTGTCCATGGTATGGCAATTTTTACCCTGTCCACGCTCCTCTGTGCAATGTCGACCCATATCTGGATGCTGGTATTCTTTCGGGCTCTGCAGGGCATTGGAGCGGCGATGTTTGTCGCCGTCTCCATGGCGATTGCCAGTGATACTTTTTCCAAATCCCGGGTAGGCATGGCGGTAGGCCTGCTGGGCAGTGTATCGGCGGTTGGCACAGGTATGGGGCCTGTACTGGGTGGGTTTTTGCTGGAAGTCGCCAATTGGCAGGCGGTGTTTCTGGTAAAGGTGCCGCTGGGGATTGCCATTTACGGGCTGGCAAAAAGATATCTGCCCGCTGATTCAGGCGTAAAGCCTGGAAAAACCACGATGGGCCTCTGTAATATCCTGTCGATCATCAGCATCTTTTCAGCGATTTTTTTCTATACCCTGTCGATAAAACCCCTGAATGACAGCTATGGTGTGGTGAATATACTCGCGATAGTGATCTCCGGGTTCTCTCTGTTGGCCCTGTTATTCGCAAAGCGCCGACTCTCTCGCAAAACATCTTCCCCCTGCTCCAATCTGGGTGGTCACGAGCTTTATACCAACCTGGCCAGCAATGGGCTTGTTGGTGCCTCGGTCATGAGTTCTCTGGTTGTCGGTCCTTTTTATTTGACTCTGGCTCTGGGTCTCAATTTTTCTCAGGCGGGTTTGGTGATGTCTGCGGGATCTTTTGCCGTGGCCATATGCTCGAATATCGCGGGGCGCCTGGTGGATCGATTCAAGTCCCGAGGCGTGGTTCTTATGGGTCTCGGTTTTCTGGCACTCGGGGCTTTGGGAATGACACGCTTGGATGCCAGTGAGGGTGTACTGGGCTACTTGGCCTGTTCAATCGCCATGGCAATCGGTTACGGCACTTACCTGTCTTCAAACAATACTTTCACAATGAACAGTGCCGCTGAAGAAGTACGCGGGAGTGTTTCCGGCCTGTTAAACCTGTCCAGAAACCTGGGTCTGCTCACCGGCGCTTCCCTGATGAGTGTGGTGTTTGCCGGAGCTTCACAACTGTCTTATATGCATACTGCCGATACAGATCTGGTCGTGGCCGGACTGCATAAAGTGTATGGTCTGACACTGGTATTACTGGTGACTGCACTGATTGCCCAGGCGGTGGTTATTCTTTTCGGGCGTAATAAAGGAAGGGTTGGTTGA
- a CDS encoding alpha/beta hydrolase: MQKLFLLIFFVALGSPVWAGEVERSPLSIGEALRFPSKILGEERTLNIYLPPGYHKDQSKRYPVIYLLDGSMEEGFLHIAGLVQFGSFSWIHMLPESILVGVGNVDRKRDFTYASNALKDQKEFPSSGGSSKFIASLMKEMQPLIQRNYRVSGETTLIGQSLGGLLATEILVKHTNLFDHYIIVSPSLWWDGESLLKRIPANCCAAKAIYVGVGKEGAVMERLARELHDKIDPNGQRETVHFGYFKQLDHGDTLHLAVYDAFGKLFSNKPPQE, from the coding sequence ATGCAAAAACTGTTTCTTTTGATATTTTTTGTGGCGCTTGGCTCGCCCGTGTGGGCAGGCGAGGTTGAACGATCCCCATTATCGATAGGCGAGGCACTTCGTTTTCCTTCCAAAATACTGGGTGAAGAACGCACTTTAAATATCTATCTGCCGCCCGGTTATCACAAGGATCAAAGCAAGAGGTATCCGGTGATCTATCTCCTGGACGGCTCCATGGAGGAGGGTTTTTTACATATAGCGGGTTTGGTACAGTTTGGCTCTTTTTCCTGGATCCATATGTTGCCGGAGAGTATCCTCGTTGGTGTTGGCAATGTGGACCGAAAACGGGACTTTACCTACGCCTCCAATGCGCTCAAGGATCAAAAAGAGTTCCCCTCCTCTGGTGGCTCAAGCAAATTTATAGCATCGCTGATGAAAGAGATGCAGCCGCTCATACAACGCAATTACAGGGTAAGCGGGGAAACAACCCTGATTGGTCAGTCGCTCGGCGGATTGTTGGCCACAGAGATCCTTGTCAAACACACCAATCTGTTTGATCACTATATTATTGTCAGTCCCAGCCTGTGGTGGGATGGTGAATCCCTGCTTAAGCGGATTCCTGCGAACTGCTGTGCTGCCAAGGCCATTTATGTTGGTGTGGGCAAGGAAGGGGCGGTGATGGAGCGGCTGGCCAGAGAACTGCACGATAAGATAGACCCGAATGGGCAGAGAGAGACGGTGCACTTCGGCTATTTTAAGCAACTCGATCACGGGGATACATTGCACCTGGCGGTTTATGACGCGTTTGGAAAACTATTCTCTAACAAACCCCCTCAAGAGTAA
- a CDS encoding polyphosphate kinase 2 family protein, with protein sequence MNCFESFQVKPGSRVKLDKIDPGFTDCYSDREKAIPVIQKLDERIRALQYLMYAEGKRALLICLQGRDAAGKDGTINHVLGAMNPQGCTVTSFKQPSQEELAHDFLWRCHKVAPARGHIAIFNRSHYEDVLIQRVHRMVPESVWSKRYGHINHFEKLLSDHQTLILKFFLHIDADEQLKRFKQRIDDPTKHWKISESDYTEAAYWDSYTQAFEDALDKCSTPHAPWFVIPANHKWFRNLAVAAIVTEAMESLNMRFPKPRVDIEAIKRKYHALDAQDIKEGLIKVRKKNQ encoded by the coding sequence ATGAACTGCTTTGAATCCTTTCAGGTAAAACCCGGTAGCAGGGTTAAGCTGGATAAAATCGATCCCGGTTTTACAGACTGCTACAGTGATCGTGAAAAGGCCATACCAGTCATCCAAAAGCTGGATGAAAGAATTCGCGCTCTGCAGTATCTCATGTATGCTGAGGGCAAACGCGCTCTGCTGATATGTCTTCAGGGGCGGGACGCTGCAGGCAAGGATGGCACCATCAACCATGTCTTGGGGGCAATGAATCCTCAGGGCTGTACGGTTACCAGTTTCAAACAACCCTCACAGGAGGAACTGGCCCATGATTTTCTGTGGCGCTGCCACAAGGTTGCTCCAGCCCGTGGACACATTGCCATTTTCAATCGCTCCCACTATGAAGACGTGCTCATTCAAAGAGTACACCGCATGGTGCCCGAAAGTGTCTGGTCAAAGCGATATGGCCATATCAACCACTTTGAAAAGCTCCTATCCGACCACCAGACCCTGATTTTAAAATTTTTCCTGCACATTGATGCCGATGAGCAGTTGAAACGATTTAAGCAGCGCATTGATGACCCCACAAAGCACTGGAAAATCAGTGAAAGTGACTACACAGAAGCCGCTTACTGGGATAGCTACACACAGGCCTTTGAGGATGCACTGGATAAATGCAGCACACCCCATGCGCCCTGGTTTGTTATTCCTGCCAATCACAAATGGTTTCGCAACCTGGCCGTGGCCGCCATCGTTACCGAAGCCATGGAATCGCTCAACATGCGTTTTCCGAAGCCCAGGGTAGATATCGAAGCCATCAAACGGAAATACCATGCACTGGATGCGCAGGATATTAAAGAGGGTCTGATTAAAGTCCGCAAAAAAAATCAATAG
- a CDS encoding plasma-membrane proton-efflux P-type ATPase gives MPQPGSAHNHSKATAALSGGTRVDLQTAAPDVVFTALNTSPEGLAQSEAEARLKRYGPNAIREKEKSALLRLLRFFWGPIPWMIEAAAALSALIGHWPDFAIIVALLLYNAAVGFWQEYKASSALAALKASMAPEAEILRDGEYKTLPASAVVPGDILRIKLGQIVPADVRFISGKSISIDQAALTGESLPVDKTVGDIGYSSSIAKRGEMVAVAIGTGANTFFGRTAKLVASAGRGISHSQKAVTRIGDFLIVLCLLLALLLVGTLLYRDVVLAADWRWSDLVNILRTVLVLLIASIPVAMPSVITVTNALGALALSRKKAIVSRLESIEELAGVDILCTDKTGTLTKNQLSLHSPQLFAAKDEASLILAAAIACEAGSTDPIDRAILAGLVDKRPLSNYRLQEFTPFDPVTKYAQARVTDPKGNSRFFCKGAPQAVITLCKLSGNRAGRASACVQKLAARGLRALAVASSNDGEHWSFLGILPLEDPPRDDSKQTISRARSHGLQVKMITGDDVAIGKEIAAQVGIGQNILAAGEVFAHTKNMDHLPKRVVDCVERADGFGRVFPEHKYAIVKALQGRGHQVAMTGDGVNDAPALKQADCGIAVSGATDAAQAAAAIILTAPGLSTVIDAIDEARKIFERIINYVLFRVSMTLDIMVVVVFATILFGFPPLTPIMIVLVALLDDIPIMTIAYDNTLLPKNPVHWNMHHLLLGATIIGLFSIAQTLGLLLIGMEWLQNSHWQSWISLNKAQVQTVLFLQIVAGGHLLLFIVRSRAAFFAKPLPAVKLLVAIVGTQALTVLMCGFGWLVAAIPWTVIGLVWLYMIAWMFVLDLVKKAIYLHLRDI, from the coding sequence GTGCCTCAACCGGGCTCCGCTCACAACCACAGCAAAGCCACCGCCGCTCTATCTGGCGGTACCCGGGTGGACTTGCAGACAGCGGCACCTGACGTCGTTTTCACCGCACTCAATACCTCCCCCGAAGGGCTGGCGCAATCTGAAGCAGAAGCGAGACTCAAGCGATACGGGCCCAATGCAATCCGGGAAAAAGAAAAGAGCGCCCTTTTAAGGTTACTGCGTTTTTTCTGGGGACCCATCCCCTGGATGATTGAGGCCGCCGCTGCACTGTCTGCCCTTATCGGTCATTGGCCGGACTTCGCCATTATTGTGGCACTGTTACTCTACAATGCGGCGGTAGGCTTTTGGCAGGAATATAAAGCCTCCAGCGCCCTCGCCGCCCTGAAAGCCAGCATGGCGCCAGAGGCTGAGATTTTACGTGATGGGGAATACAAAACCCTGCCCGCCTCCGCCGTGGTGCCCGGCGATATTCTGCGTATCAAGCTGGGACAGATCGTGCCTGCCGATGTGCGTTTTATCAGCGGCAAGTCCATCAGTATTGATCAGGCCGCTCTCACCGGGGAGTCTTTGCCGGTAGACAAGACAGTGGGGGATATAGGCTACTCCAGCAGTATTGCCAAGCGCGGGGAAATGGTCGCGGTTGCCATCGGCACCGGCGCGAATACTTTTTTTGGCCGCACCGCCAAGCTGGTCGCCAGTGCCGGCCGGGGCATTTCCCATTCGCAAAAAGCCGTCACCCGCATTGGCGACTTCCTGATTGTATTGTGCCTGCTACTGGCCCTTCTGCTGGTGGGTACACTGCTGTACCGGGATGTTGTGTTGGCAGCGGACTGGCGCTGGTCTGACCTTGTCAATATCCTGCGTACGGTGCTGGTACTGCTGATCGCCTCCATACCCGTGGCCATGCCCTCGGTTATTACCGTCACCAACGCCCTGGGCGCCCTGGCACTGTCGCGCAAGAAAGCCATCGTCTCGCGCCTGGAGTCCATTGAAGAATTGGCCGGGGTAGACATACTGTGCACTGATAAAACCGGTACACTGACAAAAAACCAACTGAGCCTGCACAGCCCCCAGCTATTTGCCGCAAAAGACGAGGCCTCCCTGATCCTCGCTGCAGCCATTGCCTGCGAAGCCGGCTCCACCGACCCGATAGACCGGGCCATACTCGCCGGTCTTGTGGACAAGCGCCCGCTCAGCAACTATCGGTTGCAGGAATTCACGCCCTTCGACCCAGTGACAAAATACGCTCAAGCCCGGGTCACTGATCCAAAGGGGAACAGCCGGTTCTTTTGTAAGGGCGCGCCCCAGGCCGTAATAACGCTGTGTAAGCTCAGTGGCAACAGGGCCGGGAGGGCTTCGGCCTGTGTCCAGAAGCTGGCTGCCCGCGGCCTGCGCGCGCTGGCAGTGGCAAGCAGCAACGATGGCGAACACTGGTCTTTCCTGGGCATTCTGCCCCTGGAAGACCCCCCGCGGGATGACTCGAAACAAACCATCAGCCGCGCCCGGAGTCACGGCCTGCAGGTAAAAATGATCACTGGCGACGATGTTGCCATCGGCAAAGAAATCGCTGCGCAAGTGGGGATTGGTCAAAACATTCTCGCCGCCGGAGAGGTTTTCGCCCATACAAAAAATATGGATCACCTGCCAAAGCGGGTGGTCGACTGTGTGGAGCGCGCCGATGGTTTTGGCAGGGTGTTCCCCGAACATAAATACGCCATTGTCAAAGCACTGCAGGGGCGCGGTCACCAGGTGGCCATGACAGGAGACGGCGTCAATGACGCACCCGCCCTAAAACAGGCCGACTGCGGCATTGCCGTGAGTGGCGCCACGGACGCAGCCCAAGCCGCCGCGGCCATTATCCTGACTGCCCCGGGCCTCTCTACAGTGATCGATGCCATCGACGAGGCCCGAAAAATTTTTGAACGCATTATCAATTATGTGCTGTTTCGTGTATCCATGACCCTGGATATTATGGTGGTTGTGGTTTTTGCCACAATTCTCTTCGGCTTTCCCCCACTGACCCCGATCATGATTGTGCTGGTGGCCCTGCTGGACGATATTCCCATTATGACCATTGCCTACGACAACACCTTACTGCCCAAAAACCCGGTGCACTGGAATATGCACCATTTATTGCTTGGCGCAACTATTATCGGTTTGTTTTCCATTGCACAAACCCTCGGGCTTTTATTGATCGGTATGGAGTGGTTGCAGAACAGTCACTGGCAATCCTGGATTTCACTCAATAAAGCGCAAGTCCAAACTGTGCTTTTTTTGCAGATTGTAGCCGGTGGGCATTTGCTGCTATTCATTGTTCGCTCCCGTGCTGCCTTTTTTGCAAAACCATTGCCCGCTGTAAAATTACTTGTGGCCATAGTGGGTACCCAGGCCCTCACTGTATTGATGTGTGGCTTTGGCTGGCTGGTAGCAGCGATCCCATGGACAGTGATCGGGCTGGTATGGCTCTATATGATTGCGTGGATGTTCGTTCTGGATCTGGTAAAAAAAGCGATTTACCTACACCTCCGAGATATTTAG
- a CDS encoding alpha-amylase family glycosyl hydrolase, producing MAGNSTEWWRNSVIYQIYPRSFCDTNGDGIGDIPGITQKLDYVKSLGVDAIWISPFFPSPMVDFGYDVANYRDVDPLFGSLGDFDQLIDAAHQRSLKIIIDQILSHTSDQHPWFRESRSSRDNPRADWYVWADPKPDGNPPNNWVSVFGGGSWHWCTRRRQYYLANFLKAQPDLNVHNREVQAQLLADMQFWLDRGVDGFRLDAVNFIFHQQALDDNPARPLKLDDQGLPPVNHYDYQWHINDKSQPENRQFLQRIRQLMDQYPGTVTMGEVGDDNTQRIMAEYTTHNRLNMAYSFDLLSEDCSAQFLRDTLENNREVIEKGWPCWSVGNHDVPRSISRWNRGLSDELAQARAPLFLLLQLTLRGSVCLYQGEELGLSEVDIAFEDLVDPYGINLWPEFKGRDGCRTPMPWVDGGDQYAGFSTRKPWLPIPKEHRLLAISQQEDNQHSMLNQFRTLIQWHRQLPQSLATAAQEVVPTGNELLVFLRRTAHEAYLVALNLGTTPETFTLPAAFANAEDITPSLFRNACSANVLTLMPAGACVLRGETGTESP from the coding sequence ATGGCCGGCAACAGCACCGAATGGTGGCGCAACAGTGTTATTTACCAGATATATCCACGCAGCTTCTGCGACACCAATGGTGATGGTATCGGCGATATCCCGGGTATCACGCAAAAACTGGATTACGTGAAATCCCTCGGTGTGGATGCCATCTGGATCTCTCCCTTTTTTCCGTCCCCCATGGTGGATTTTGGCTATGATGTGGCAAATTACCGCGATGTGGACCCACTCTTCGGCAGTCTGGGGGATTTTGACCAACTGATCGATGCAGCGCACCAGCGCAGCCTGAAAATCATTATCGACCAGATCCTGAGCCACACCTCGGATCAGCACCCCTGGTTTCGGGAGAGCCGATCCAGCCGCGACAACCCCAGGGCCGACTGGTATGTATGGGCGGACCCGAAACCAGACGGCAACCCGCCCAATAACTGGGTCTCCGTATTCGGCGGCGGCTCCTGGCACTGGTGCACCCGCCGCCGCCAATACTACCTGGCCAATTTTCTCAAAGCGCAACCTGATCTGAATGTGCATAACCGCGAAGTACAGGCGCAACTGCTCGCCGATATGCAATTCTGGCTGGATCGCGGTGTGGACGGATTCCGCCTGGACGCAGTGAATTTTATCTTCCACCAACAGGCCCTCGACGACAATCCTGCGCGCCCGCTCAAACTCGACGATCAGGGCCTCCCCCCTGTCAATCACTACGATTACCAATGGCACATAAACGACAAATCCCAACCGGAAAATCGGCAGTTCCTGCAGCGTATACGCCAGTTGATGGATCAATACCCCGGAACCGTGACCATGGGTGAAGTGGGGGATGACAACACGCAAAGAATCATGGCGGAATACACCACGCACAATCGCCTGAATATGGCCTATTCCTTCGATCTGCTGAGCGAAGACTGCAGCGCCCAGTTCCTGCGCGACACCCTGGAGAATAACCGCGAGGTCATCGAAAAGGGCTGGCCCTGCTGGTCTGTTGGCAATCACGATGTACCCCGCTCCATTTCCCGCTGGAATCGGGGCCTGAGCGACGAACTGGCCCAAGCACGGGCACCGTTGTTTTTGCTTTTGCAATTGACACTGCGCGGTAGTGTGTGCCTGTACCAGGGCGAAGAACTGGGCCTCTCAGAGGTGGATATCGCCTTTGAAGACCTGGTGGACCCCTACGGCATCAACCTGTGGCCGGAATTCAAGGGGCGTGACGGATGCCGCACACCCATGCCCTGGGTAGACGGGGGCGACCAATATGCCGGCTTTTCCACCCGCAAGCCCTGGCTGCCGATCCCCAAGGAGCATCGCCTGCTCGCCATCAGTCAGCAGGAGGACAACCAGCACTCCATGCTCAACCAATTCCGCACCCTGATCCAATGGCACCGCCAATTGCCGCAATCCCTGGCCACGGCAGCGCAGGAAGTGGTGCCTACCGGCAACGAGCTGCTGGTATTTTTGCGGCGCACGGCGCACGAGGCGTACCTGGTGGCCCTGAACCTGGGAACAACCCCCGAGACCTTTACGCTGCCAGCGGCATTTGCCAACGCTGAAGATATTACCCCGAGCCTATTTCGCAATGCCTGCAGCGCAAATGTCCTGACCCTGATGCCCGCCGGAGCCTGTGTTCTGCGCGGGGAAACAGGAACTGAAAGCCCATAG